One Elgaria multicarinata webbii isolate HBS135686 ecotype San Diego chromosome 6, rElgMul1.1.pri, whole genome shotgun sequence DNA segment encodes these proteins:
- the TMEM215 gene encoding transmembrane protein 215 → MRPDDINPRTGLVVALVSVFLVFGFMFTVSGIKGETLGDIPLLAIGPAICLPGIAAIALTRKTDGCTKWPDNRGSPPCSCCCRKKPRDKDVLELLRTPSDLESGRGSCDELAKKAYAAKDGKAGGGGGGGGGGGDDSVSTCTTITTATGECRSLVPKVNQEEMLRYLENCYPEMPGNVFVAEATPYSALEERQQESPVLEGAHATDTEDNIFVAPRDSIIVCSYKENSPYDRYCCYINPSEEICSDHEAIV, encoded by the coding sequence ATGCGGCCCGACGACATCAACCCTCGGACTGGACTCGTGGTGGCTTTGGTCAGCGTCTTCCTGGTGTTCGGCTTCATGTTCACGGTTTCTGGGATCAAGGGCGAGACTTTGGGCGACATCCCTCTCCTGGCCATCGGGCCGGCCATCTGCTTGCCCGGCATCGCCGCCATCGCCCTGACCAGGAAAACCGACGGCTGCACCAAGTGGCCCGACAACCGCGGCTCCCCGccgtgcagctgctgctgccgcaaGAAACCCAGAGACAAAGACGTCCTGGAGCTGCTCAGGACCCCTTCGGACCTGGAATCGGGCAGGGGCAGCTGCGACGAGCTGGCCAAGAAAGCCTACGCCGCCAAGGACGGCAAGGCgggaggtggcggcggtggtggaggaggaggaggggacgaCTCGGTCTCCACCTGCACCACCATCACCACGGCCACGGGGGAGTGCAGGAGCTTGGTCCCCAAAGTGAATCAGGAGGAGATGCTGAGATACTTGGAGAACTGTTACCCGGAGATGCCTGGGAATGTATTCGTGGCCGAGGCCACCCCTTACAGTGCCTTAGAGGAGCGGCAGCAGGAATCTCCGGTCTTGGAAGGGGCTCACGCCACGGACACCGAGGACAACATTTTCGTGGCGCCGCGAGACAGCATCATCGTCTGCTCCTACAAGGAGAACAGCCCTTACGACAGGTACTGTTGTTACATAAACCCCAGCGAAGAAATCTGCTCGGATCACGAGGCGATCGTTTGA